A single window of Nitrospirota bacterium DNA harbors:
- a CDS encoding bifunctional alpha,alpha-trehalose-phosphate synthase (UDP-forming)/trehalose-phosphatase: MNMLNNIIEENFPDKTLVIVSNREPYIHKKRGDTVRVETPAGGLTSAMDDILKATGGTWVALGTGNYDREVVDEKDCIMVPPDNPSYKLKRVWLEHHVIENYYHGYSNQVLWPLTHITLDRIHFRECFWKDYRIANQAFADAVLEEVDEGGVVWIHDYHLCLLPAILKQKRGDLTLAHFWHIPWPNWGVYRVCPQAQDILEGLLCNDLIGFQIPLFVKNFMDCVRECLKADVDYDNASVTYRGHTTRLKAFPISIDYDKFNSMATAQKAIRLIKKFKSVHGIEKMLIGIGVDRLEYTKALLKRFQAIEHFFETYERFREKFTFIQIAVPTRMSEPYISYKKSVEESISWINKKYSKGKWKPIIYIDNKVDHKELAALYRMSDVAIISSVYDGMNLVAKEYVASQVDEKGMLILSEFAGAAEELEGALLVNPYDIEDFSERIKTILDMSLEEKMTRMNSMRRHVKTHDIYQWISDFLKETAEISLSRDEKFHYIFDYADELKARMAGKNIFVFIDYDGTLTPIVESPDKARLSDDIPPLLSRLRMTVPVAIVSGRKLEDLKRRVGVEGIIYAGNHGAEIFDGSRTVVNQESSADPDLLKDFLERLGSALSHLEGVVIENKGITASIHFRLVNPKYLWELLSIFRKTAKNYEGAFRITHGKKVIEIRPGNTWNKGNAVSWIMENMGQEGIPLYIGDDTTDEDAYRAIKDKGISISIGKNTEAEYYLKTQGEVKGFIRWFLEQ, from the coding sequence TGGATGACATTCTAAAAGCTACAGGCGGAACATGGGTAGCCCTTGGCACTGGCAATTATGACAGGGAAGTTGTTGATGAGAAGGACTGCATCATGGTGCCGCCGGATAATCCATCCTACAAGTTAAAAAGGGTCTGGCTTGAGCATCATGTCATAGAAAACTACTATCATGGATATTCAAACCAGGTGCTGTGGCCCCTGACGCATATCACCCTTGACAGGATCCACTTCAGGGAATGTTTCTGGAAGGATTACAGGATTGCGAATCAGGCTTTTGCCGATGCCGTTCTCGAAGAGGTTGATGAAGGCGGAGTTGTATGGATACATGATTATCACCTTTGTCTCCTTCCTGCCATCCTCAAACAAAAAAGGGGAGACCTTACCCTGGCCCATTTCTGGCATATCCCCTGGCCAAACTGGGGCGTTTACAGGGTCTGTCCTCAGGCGCAAGATATCCTTGAAGGGTTACTTTGTAATGACTTGATAGGTTTTCAGATCCCGCTCTTTGTGAAGAATTTCATGGATTGTGTGCGTGAATGTCTTAAAGCTGATGTAGATTACGATAATGCCTCTGTCACTTACAGAGGTCATACCACAAGATTAAAGGCATTTCCCATAAGTATTGACTATGATAAGTTCAACTCAATGGCTACTGCCCAAAAGGCTATCCGCTTGATAAAGAAATTCAAATCAGTTCACGGCATCGAAAAGATGCTCATTGGAATTGGTGTTGACAGGCTTGAGTACACAAAGGCCCTGCTGAAAAGATTTCAGGCTATTGAACATTTCTTTGAGACATATGAAAGGTTCAGAGAAAAATTTACATTTATCCAGATAGCAGTGCCAACGAGGATGAGTGAGCCATATATAAGTTATAAAAAAAGTGTTGAAGAGTCTATATCGTGGATTAATAAAAAATATTCAAAGGGTAAATGGAAACCAATTATCTATATTGACAATAAGGTAGATCATAAAGAGCTTGCGGCCCTTTACAGGATGTCTGATGTAGCCATAATAAGTTCGGTGTACGACGGGATGAACCTTGTGGCAAAAGAGTATGTTGCCTCTCAGGTTGATGAAAAGGGCATGCTTATCCTGAGCGAATTTGCAGGAGCAGCGGAAGAGCTGGAAGGTGCATTACTTGTCAATCCTTATGATATAGAAGATTTCTCTGAAAGAATAAAAACGATACTGGATATGAGTCTTGAGGAGAAAATGACAAGAATGAACTCGATGCGAAGACACGTAAAGACACATGACATATACCAATGGATATCAGATTTCCTGAAGGAGACAGCAGAGATTTCATTATCCAGGGACGAAAAGTTTCACTATATATTTGATTATGCGGATGAGTTAAAAGCTCGTATGGCCGGAAAGAACATATTTGTTTTTATAGATTACGATGGGACGCTCACACCTATAGTTGAATCACCGGATAAGGCAAGGCTTTCTGACGACATACCACCTCTATTGTCAAGGTTGAGGATGACCGTTCCTGTAGCCATAGTAAGCGGCAGAAAGCTTGAAGACCTAAAAAGAAGAGTAGGGGTGGAAGGCATAATCTATGCGGGCAATCATGGGGCGGAGATTTTTGATGGGAGCAGGACGGTAGTAAATCAGGAGTCTTCTGCAGATCCTGATTTACTAAAAGATTTCCTGGAAAGGCTGGGTTCTGCCTTATCTCATCTTGAAGGTGTGGTAATAGAGAATAAGGGGATTACTGCAAGTATCCATTTCAGATTGGTAAACCCGAAGTATCTCTGGGAGCTGCTTTCCATTTTCAGGAAGACAGCAAAGAATTATGAAGGTGCTTTCAGGATCACTCATGGTAAAAAGGTCATTGAAATTAGACCGGGCAATACATGGAACAAAGGAAATGCAGTTTCATGGATAATGGAAAATATGGGGCAAGAGGGTATACCCCTTTATATTGGTGATGACACCACTGATGAGGATGCTTACAGGGCTATAAAGGACAAGGGTATCAGTATAAGCATAGGGAAAAATACCGAGGCAGAGTATTATTTGAAAACCCAGGGCGAGGTAAAAGGTTTTATTCGGTGGTTTTTAGAACAATAG